In Archocentrus centrarchus isolate MPI-CPG fArcCen1 chromosome 22, fArcCen1, whole genome shotgun sequence, one DNA window encodes the following:
- the vash1 gene encoding tubulinyl-Tyr carboxypeptidase 1, protein MLLATVGSLEERDEEQEDEGEEELRDGGVPFYVNRSGFPVDEETWERMWRHVARIHPSSEALMKEIRGATDLPKIPIPSVPTYQPTTTIPQRLEAIQKYIRELQYNHTGTQFFEIKKSRPLTALMDIAKEMTREALPIKCLEAVILGIYLTNSMPGVERFPLSFKSQFSGNHFHHIVLGVHSGGRFGALGMSRREDLMFKPLEFRTLMDLVQEFEGAYRGYWHTLRKVKIGQYVSHDPHSVEQIEWKHSILDVDKLTKEELRKELERHTRDMRLKIGKPAPPSPTKDRRNSMGSPLRGPGSPMRRISRVERRPSGDKKVLEQKSSTDMNGYQIRV, encoded by the exons ATGCTCTTGGCCACAGTCGGCTCATTGGAGGAGAGAGACGAGGAGCAGGAGGACGAAGGTGAAGAAGAGTTGAGGGATGGAGGGGTGCCTTTCTACGTGAACAGAAGTGGCTTCCCGGTGGATGAGGAGACTTGGGAAAGGATGTGGCGCCATGTAGCTCGAATCCATCCCAGCAGTGAAGCACTGATGAAGGAGATAAGGGGTGCCACTGACCTGCCCAAG ATTCCAATACCAAGTGTGCCTACATACCAGCCTACCACCACTATCCCGCAGCGCCTGGAAGCCATACAGAAGTACATCAGGGAATTGCA GTACAATCACACAGGAACGCAGTTTTTTGAGATAAAGAAAAGCCGACCTCTTACTGC GTTAATGGACATTGCTAAGGAGATGACACGGGAGGCTCTGCCAATCAAATGTCTAGAGGCGGTGATCTTGGGAAT TTACCTCACCAACAGCATGCCCGGTGTGGAGCGCTTCCCCCTCAGCTTTAAATCTCAGTTCTCAGGGAACCACTTCCACCACATTGTGCTGGGAGTTCACAGTGGGGGGCGCTTTGGTGCGCTGGGCATGAGCCGAAGAGAGGACCTCATGTTTAAGCCCCTGGAATTCCGAACACTGATGGACTTGGTTCAGGAATTTGAAGGAGCCTACAGGGGCTACTGGCACACCCTACGAAAAGTCAAGATCGGCCAGTACGTGTCCCACGACCCTCACAGCGTGGAGCAGATAGAGTGGAAACATTCGATACTTGATGTTGACAAGCTCACCAAGGAGGAGCTACGGAAGGAGCTGGAGAGACATACTCGAGACATGAGGCTAAAG ataGGAAAGCCTGCACCGCCCTCTCCCACCAAAGATAGGAGAAACAGCATGGGTTCACCCCTCAGAGGACCAGGCAGCCCCATGCGGAGGATCAGCCGTGTTGAGAGGCG CCCCTCTGGAGACAAGAA
- the arel1 gene encoding apoptosis-resistant E3 ubiquitin protein ligase 1, with product MDRRFFLTFLFCSLLWIFFWEVRWKKGKESQIEEWLQGHSLSQYRNLFEDVQTLEELSLSVLSRLEEVVKEQQRWREIAEAHIQLLRDFAFQEWLCSQNLEHYYHTLKTLGCMNLDDLSQFDSQLQLSLAAWGYYYEDYIKLSTGIKILQTSRGSRDQDYEIRLVHSLAERRLNEKWSFAGALIFGCTVALCFLIRDLMFYVIGGITVSIIAFVFTIKFLCELAARVVSFLQNEDPGRRGDRSIYDYVRGNYLDPRSCKVSWDWKEPQEVGQTMSFRVQLFYKNGQPFPAHRPVGLRVNITHIELALDIPVTQEVLQEPESNVVKVAFTVRKAGRYEVAVKLGGLNVAYSPYYKIFQPGTVVPSKTKIAYHFSTLVLTNGQQHTLQIEPRDEYGNPTSNSTSLTDEANYSVHVHALGTADDDSLEGFYSKSVSLNKQQCQVLLRLILRKTGCFRARITYKDQPLSNGEFDIIVLSENEKACVEKNVSTPGISIYFEAYLYSSGNYSSSSWQLPASSLLAPQRRPSMGEEEDEHDSPVEGQPEKVKKPKKVYCYISPKQLSVKEFYLKIIPWRLFTFRVCPGTKFTYYGPDPVHKYLTLVVDDGIQPPVELSCKDRNIMAATFIRFLHKNIGGSETFQDKVNFFQRELRHIHSKRPRTKTCLKVSRHTILDSSLKATRNFSVSDWSKNFEVVFQDEEALDWGGPRREWFELICKTLFDTSNQLFTRFSDNNQGLVHPNPERPPHLRLKMYEFAGRIVGKCLYESALGGAYKQLVRARFTRSFLAQIIGLRMNYKYFETDDQEFYKTKVCFILNNDVSEMDLVFAEEKYSKSGQLEKVVELISGGAQIAVTNENKMHYLNLLAQYRLASQVRDEVEHFLKGLNELVPENLLAIFDENELELLMCGTGDINVQDFKAHAVIVGGSWHFREKVMKWFWAVVSSFTQEELARLLQFTTGSSQLPPGGFNTLCPSFQIIAAPTHSTLPTAHTCFNQLCLPTYDSYEELHKMLKLAISEGSEGFGML from the exons ATGGACCGCCGTTTCTTCCTGACCTTCCTCTTCTGCTCACTGTTGTGGATCTTCTTCTGGGAAGTGCGctggaagaaaggaaaggaaagtcAGATCGAGGAATGGCTCCAAGGACATAGCCTCTCTCAATACAGAAACTTATTTGAAG ATGTACAGACGCTTGAGGAACTGAGTCTGAGTGTGCTTAGTCGTTTGGAAGAGGTGGTGAAGGAACAGCAGCGCTGGAGGGAGATTGCAGAGGCTCACATCCAGCTGCTCCGAGACTTTGCCTTCCAGGAGTGGCTTTGCTCCCAGAACCTGGAGCACTATTACCATAC ATTGAAGACCTTGGGTTGTATGAATTTGGATGATCTCTCTCAGTTTGACAGTCAACTGCAGCTTTCTTTAGCTGCTTGGGGCTACTATTACGAAGACTACATAAAGTTGTCCACGGGCATCAAGATCCTCCAGACCTCCAGGGGGAGTCGCGACCAGGACTACGAGATCAGGCTGGTGCACAGCCTTGCTGAGAGACGTCTGAATGAGAAGTGGTCATTTG cggGAGCTCTCATATTTGGCTGTACTGTGGCACTGTGCTTCTTGATAAGGGACCTCATGTTTTACGTGATTG GTGGAATTACTGTTTCCATCATAGCGTTTGTCTTTACCATCAAGTTCCTCTGTGAGCTTGCAGCAAGGGTGGTCAGCTTCCTCCAGAATGAGGATCCAGGGCGACGCGGTGATCGCAGCATCTACGACTATGTCCGGGGCAACTACCTGGACCCACGTTCCTGCAAGGTGTCGTGGGACTGGAAGGAACCACAGGAAGTGGGACAAACTATGAGCTTCAGAGTTCAG CTGTTCTATAAGAATGGTCAGCCTTTCCCAGCTCATCGGCCTGTGGGGCTGAGGGTCAACATCACCCACATTGAACTGGCCCTGGACATCCCTGTTACACAGGAGGTCCTGCAAGAACCAGAGTCCAATGTAGTCAAAGTGGCATTCACAGTGCGCAAGGCTGGACGTTATGAGGTTGCTGTCAAGCTGGGTGGCCTCAATGTGGCCTATAGCCCTTATTACAAGATATTCCAGCCAG GTACAGTTGTTCCATCCAAAACCAAGATAGCCTATCATTTCTCCACTTTGGTGCTAACAAATGGCCAGCAGCACACTTTACAAATTGAGCCCCGGGACGAGTATGGAAACCCTACCAGTAACTCCACATCTCTGACAGATGAAGCAAACTACAGTGTCCATGTGCACGCA CTAGGCACAGCGGATGATGACAGTCTGGAGGGCTTCTACAGCAAATCAGTTTCACTCAACAAGCAGCAGTGCCAGGTTCTGTTGAGACTGATCCTGAGGAAGACGGGCTGTTTCAGGGCTCGCATCACTTACAAGGATCAGCCACTCAGCAACGGGGAATTTGACATAATTGTTCTCAGTG AGAATGAAAAGGCCTGTGTGGAGAAGAATGTATCCACTCCAGGCATAAGTATCTACTTTGAGGCATACCTTTACAGTAGTGGGAACTACAGCAGTTCATCATGGCAGTTACCAGCCTCCTCTTTGTTGGCTCCCCAGAGGAGGCCCTCCAtgggagaagaggaggatgaacATGACTCTCCTGTGGAGGGACAACCGGAGAAGGTCAAGAAACCAAAAAAGGTCTATTGTTACATATCGCCAAAG CAATTATCCGTGAAGGAATTCTACCTGAAAATTATTCCATGGCGCCTTTTCACCTTTCGAGTTTGTCCAGGAACAAAG tttacctATTATGGTCCCGACCCAGTTCACAAATACCTAACTCTAGTAGTGGATGATGGGATACAGCCTCCTGTGGAGCTAAGCTGCAAAGATAGGAACATCATGGCTGCCACCTTCATTCGCTTCCTGCACAAGAATATTG gTGGCTCTGAAACGTTCCAAGACAAGGTGAACTTCTTTCAACGGGAACTCAGGCACATCCACTCCAAGAGACCTCGCACCAAGACCTGCCTAAAAGTCAGCCGACACACCATTCTAGATTCA TCATTGAAGGCCACAAGGAACTTCTCAGTGTCTGACTGGAGTAAGAACTTTGAGGTCGTGTTTCAGGATGAGGAAG CGCTGGACTGGGGAGGTCCTCGTAGGGAGTGGTTTGAACTGATTTGCAAGACCCTCTTTGACACATCGAACCAATTGTTCACCCGCTTCAGTGACAACAACCAGGGCCTT GTACACCCAAATCCCGAGAGGCCGCCCCACTTGCGCCTAAAGATGTATGAGTTTGCGGGTCGCATTGTAGGGAAGTGTCTGTATGAGTCTGCCCTGGGTGGAGCCTACAAACAGCTGGTTCGAGCTCGCTTTACACGTTCCTTCTTGGCCCAAATCATTGGCCTGAGAATGAACTACAAG TACTTTGAGACGGATGACCAGGAGTTCTACAAAACTAAAGTCTGCTTCATCCTAAACAATGACGTGAGTGAAATGGACCTGGTGTTTGCCGAGGAGAAGTATAGCAAGTCGGGACAGCTGGAGAAG GTGGTGGAGTTGATATCTGGTGGAGCTCAAATCGCTGTAACCAATGAAAACAAGATGCATTATCTTAACCTGTTGGCCCAGTACAGACTGGCCAGCCAGGTGAGAGACGAGGTGGAACATTTCCTCAAAG GTTTGAATGAACTGGTTCCAGAAAACCTGCTAGCCATATTTGATGAGAATGAGTTGGAG CTGCTGATGTGTGGCACTGGCGACATAAACGTGCAGGACTTCAAGGCCCACGCTGTGATTGTTGGCGGATCGTGGCACTTCAGAGAGAAA GTGATGAAGTGGTTCTGGGCGGTGGTGTCTAGCTTCACGCAGGAAGAGCTGGCACGTCTGCTGCAGTTCACTACCGGCTCCTCCCAGCTACCCCCCGGGGGGTTCAACACTCTTTGTCCCTCGTTCCAGATCATTGCTGCCCCCACACACAGCACTTTGCCCACTGCACACACCTG TTTTAACCAGCTGTGCCTCCCTACCTACGACTCCTACGAGGAGCTGCACAAGATGCTGAAGCTGGCCATCAGTGAGGGCAGTGAGGGTTTTGGCATGCTCTGA
- the fcf1 gene encoding rRNA-processing protein FCF1 homolog — protein MGKQKTKRYAAMKRMINLKDQRIKEKDRAKAKEKKKKDPSQLKEREVTKYPSCLFFQYNTQLGPPYHILVDTNFINFSIKAKLDIVQSMMDCLYAKCIPYITDCVMAEIEKLGMKYRVALRIAKDPRFERLPCTHKGTYADDCLVQRVTQHKCYILATVDRDLKRRVRKIPGVPIMYISNHRYNIERMPDDYGAPRF, from the exons ATG GGGAAGCAGAAAACGAAGAGGTACGCAGCGATGAAACGAATGATCAATCTCAAGGACCAAAGAAT aaaagagaaagacagagcgaaagcaaaggagaaaaagaagaaagaccCTTCGCAACTCAAGGAGAGAGAAGT GACTAAGTATCCATCATGCCTTTTTTTCCAATACAACACTCAGCTTGGCCCACCGTACCACATTCTAGTTGACACAAACTTTATAAACTTCTCCATCAAGGCCAAACTGGACATTGTTCAGTCCATGATGGATTGCCTTTACGCCAAAT GTATACCATATATTACAGACTGTGTGATGGCTGAGATTGAAAAGCTTGGAATGAAATACAGAGTCGCGCTCAG GATAGCAAAAGATCCAAGATTTGAGCGTCTGCCTTGCACACACAAGGGAACTTACGCTGATGACTGTTTAGTCCAACGAGTGACACAG CATAAGTGTTACATCCTGGCGACTGTCGACCGAGATCTGAAGAGAAGGGTGAGGAAGATCCCTGGAGTTCCCATCATGTACATCTCAAACCACAG GTATAATATTGAGCGGATGCCTGATGACTATGGTGCTCCAAGATTTTAA